Part of the candidate division WOR-3 bacterium genome is shown below.
CCTTCGTTCTTGCTTGCCGCAATTATCTCCTGCGCCAATCTATCTTCCATACGATGCTCGGGCCTTGCGCGTGCCGCTGTGATAATCCATCTTATCGCCAGAGATTCTTTGCGGTTCGGCCTTACTTCCATGGGAATCTGATAGGTGGCGCCGCCGACCCTTCGGGGTCTTACTTCAAGCACCGGCTTTACGTTATTCAGAGCGCGTTCAAATACTGTAAGGCCGTCTTCTTTGGTCAATTTTTCAATACGGTCGAGCGCTCCGTAAAAGATCTTCTGGGCGATGCTCTTCTTGCCGTCCCAGAGTAAATAATTAATAAACTTACTGACCACGATACTGTTGAATTTGGGGTCCGGTTGAATCTTTCTTATCTGTGCTCTTCTTCTTCTGCCCACTGTTCCTCCTTTAAGATGTTGCCGGTGTTTCTTTAGGCCGTTTTACACCGTACAGGGAGCGGCTCTTTTTTCTTCCTTCGACGCCGGCCGTGTCGTATTTCCCGCGTACCACATGATAACGTACACCGGGCAGGTCTTTCACCCTGCCGCCGCGGACGAGCACGATCGAGTGTTCCTGCAGATTGTGGCCTTCTCCGGGAATATAAGCCGTCACCTCGAAACCGTTCGTCAATCTCACCTTACAGACCTTTCTCAGAGCCGAATTCGGTTTTTTGGGTGTCGTTGTATAGACACGTGTGCAAACCCCACGGCGCTGAGGATTCTTCTGCAATGCCGGAGCCTTACTCTTTGAAGAAACCTTTTTTCTTCCTTTTCGAATCAATTGATTAATTGTCGGCATTTTCCTCCTTTTTCATAAGTTCATTAATCATCAACTTTTATTATACTCATAAATAAAAATATGTCAATAGCGATAACACGATGTTTAGAGAATCAGCATTGCGTCGCCGTAAGAGAGGAATCTGTACTTTTCTTTGATCGCTGCTTTGTATGCTTTGAAGATCAACTCTTTTCC
Proteins encoded:
- a CDS encoding 30S ribosomal protein S7; amino-acid sequence: MGRRRRAQIRKIQPDPKFNSIVVSKFINYLLWDGKKSIAQKIFYGALDRIEKLTKEDGLTVFERALNNVKPVLEVRPRRVGGATYQIPMEVRPNRKESLAIRWIITAARARPEHRMEDRLAQEIIAASKNEGAAIKKREEVHRMAEANKAFAHFRW
- a CDS encoding 30S ribosomal protein S12; this encodes MPTINQLIRKGRKKVSSKSKAPALQKNPQRRGVCTRVYTTTPKKPNSALRKVCKVRLTNGFEVTAYIPGEGHNLQEHSIVLVRGGRVKDLPGVRYHVVRGKYDTAGVEGRKKSRSLYGVKRPKETPATS